One Sphingobacteriales bacterium DNA segment encodes these proteins:
- a CDS encoding response regulator transcription factor, with translation MKILIVEDDTALQNAMVTYLSRESFVCDSAFDFTGGLEKITANNYECILVDIGLPFGSGMSLVQEAQKMQLRSGVIIISAKDSVDDKVAGLNYGADDYLVKPFSLSELNARIKAVLRRKQFEGQKNVVEGEISINTDRHEVTVFNEILTLTPTEYKLLLYLIANKNRVISKNALAEHVWDGILNDELFDSLYTHIKNLRRKLIQKGSADYIKTVYGIGYKFKTD, from the coding sequence ATGAAAATTTTAATTGTAGAAGACGACACCGCGCTGCAAAATGCCATGGTAACATATCTGTCGCGCGAGTCGTTTGTTTGTGATTCGGCTTTTGACTTTACCGGAGGTCTCGAAAAAATTACTGCCAATAACTATGAGTGCATTTTAGTGGACATAGGTTTGCCCTTTGGCAGCGGCATGAGTTTGGTGCAAGAAGCCCAAAAAATGCAACTCCGCTCGGGTGTAATAATTATATCGGCAAAAGACTCGGTGGACGATAAGGTTGCCGGCCTAAATTACGGTGCAGACGATTATTTGGTGAAACCTTTTAGCCTGTCTGAGTTGAATGCCCGCATTAAAGCCGTTTTGCGCCGAAAACAATTTGAAGGACAAAAAAATGTGGTTGAGGGTGAAATAAGCATAAACACAGATAGACACGAAGTTACGGTTTTTAACGAAATACTAACTTTAACTCCTACCGAATACAAACTATTGTTGTACCTAATTGCCAATAAAAACCGGGTTATTAGCAAAAACGCTTTGGCCGAACATGTTTGGGACGGAATTTTAAACGATGAACTTTTTGACTCGTTATACACGCATATTAAAAATTTGCGCCGAAAATTAATTCAAAAGGGTTCTGCCGATTATATTAAAACAGTATATGGCATTGGTTACAAATTTAAAACTGACTAA
- a CDS encoding WbqC family protein has product MNNLPILLDAQYMGSIGYYARLITHPSIFIEKYEHFVKSSFRNRAYIATPNGVLTLSIPIEGGKNIRMAMHEVKISNAYNWQRLHWQSLIAAYRSSPFFEYYEDALYPFYHKPYQYLFDFNLALTRQIVQLLKVDKILQVTDSYQKNYPAHLMADFRAVYHPSESKSHPDANYTPPVYSQVFEPQTGFLPNVSILDLLFAEGRHSLQILQQAIV; this is encoded by the coding sequence ATGAATAATTTGCCAATTTTGTTAGACGCACAGTATATGGGTAGTATTGGTTATTATGCACGTTTAATAACACACCCAAGCATTTTTATTGAAAAGTACGAGCATTTTGTAAAATCGTCTTTCCGAAACCGGGCCTACATTGCCACACCTAACGGAGTTTTAACTTTAAGCATTCCGATTGAAGGAGGCAAAAATATCCGGATGGCTATGCACGAAGTAAAAATATCAAATGCGTACAACTGGCAGCGATTGCATTGGCAAAGTTTAATTGCTGCTTATCGTTCTTCTCCTTTTTTTGAGTATTACGAAGATGCACTCTATCCGTTTTATCATAAACCTTATCAATATTTATTTGATTTTAATTTGGCTTTAACACGGCAAATCGTTCAATTATTAAAGGTTGATAAAATTTTACAAGTTACCGATAGTTACCAAAAAAATTACCCCGCCCACCTTATGGCCGATTTTAGGGCAGTTTACCACCCCTCTGAAAGCAAAAGCCATCCCGATGCAAATTATACGCCACCTGTTTATTCGCAGGTGTTTGAGCCTCAAACTGGCTTTTTACCCAATGTAAGTATTCTAGATTTGTTGTTTGCCGAGGGTAGGCATAGTTTGCAAATATTACAACAGGCAATTGTTTAA
- a CDS encoding heavy-metal-associated domain-containing protein, producing the protein MKTYLFILALFGFIPTPILYAQTNAANETSKAVITEEEKEHVRFLIRKYEHNVRLQLFTAADATKIEAYLRSLVGVLDCKIDVLDKLVRVTAEPNMLNYDEIFHDLTRMGYKIVAVHANKVVFSKTRDAYTNVKINSPQPDGSNTATTAPQIDPNCEDCAKVKVSEAVKNKYSDPAKYGGSAINFGFPPKNAETNNSLNEGDDNDGHEANPYSKAQQLEMLKNKKIKADSLKIINPN; encoded by the coding sequence ATGAAAACCTATCTTTTTATTTTAGCCCTGTTCGGATTCATACCTACTCCAATATTATATGCCCAAACTAACGCTGCCAACGAAACCTCAAAAGCAGTTATTACTGAAGAGGAAAAAGAACATGTCCGTTTTTTAATTCGAAAATATGAACATAATGTTCGCTTGCAACTGTTTACCGCCGCCGATGCTACAAAAATTGAAGCCTATTTGCGCTCGTTGGTTGGAGTTCTTGACTGTAAAATAGATGTGTTAGACAAACTTGTTCGGGTAACAGCTGAGCCCAATATGCTTAATTACGACGAAATTTTTCACGACCTAACACGTATGGGGTATAAAATTGTAGCGGTACATGCCAATAAAGTCGTTTTTTCGAAAACTCGCGATGCCTATACCAACGTAAAAATTAACTCGCCTCAACCAGACGGCTCGAATACGGCAACTACCGCACCCCAAATTGACCCCAATTGCGAGGACTGCGCAAAAGTAAAAGTCAGCGAGGCAGTAAAAAATAAATACAGCGATCCGGCAAAATACGGTGGCTCGGCAATAAATTTTGGTTTTCCGCCCAAAAACGCTGAAACCAATAACAGTCTAAATGAAGGAGATGATAATGATGGACACGAAGCCAACCCTTATAGTAAGGCGCAACAACTCGAAATGCTTAAAAACAAAAAAATAAAAGCCGATAGTCTAAAAATTATTAATCCTAACTAA
- a CDS encoding NAD(P)H-hydrate dehydratase has protein sequence MANSHPNDFSFYYDKITSQNTDNHNPIFFEKFNSDANDATASFPEFNPDEIIIDALFGTGLNRPILSGFYANLITHINNSNAITVAIDLPSGLFANQHTPDNAFIVKATYTISFQTVKLAFLLPQNHRFVGQWQVVDIGLHPLFLQNVTANYFYLTQNYIAKTLQPRNKFAHKGNNGRVLIIAGSNGLMGAAILASKACLKTGAGLVTAYIPAIGYTALQTAIPECMVKTDDCHTHLANLPNAEFLQNFNVIAIGPGLGQNPQTANLLQQLLQWATENNKPLLIDADAINLIAKHNLINLVPPNSLLTPHWGEFHRLLPHTPDNDFDRLAELQKIASKHKIYIALKGAHTCIAFPDEKLVFNSTGNPYMATAGSGDVLTGMIASFLAQGYLPNEAICLGVFFHGKAGDAAHLKLHNIIARELIDHICIK, from the coding sequence TTGGCAAACAGCCACCCGAACGATTTTTCCTTTTATTACGACAAAATTACAAGTCAAAATACGGACAACCACAATCCCATTTTTTTTGAAAAATTTAATTCAGATGCCAATGATGCAACAGCCTCTTTTCCGGAATTTAATCCGGATGAAATTATTATTGATGCCTTATTTGGCACGGGCTTAAACCGCCCTATTTTATCCGGATTTTATGCCAATCTAATAACGCATATCAATAACAGCAATGCCATTACCGTAGCCATTGACCTGCCTTCGGGCTTGTTTGCCAATCAACACACCCCCGACAACGCTTTTATAGTAAAAGCCACCTATACCATCAGTTTTCAAACGGTAAAATTAGCTTTTTTGTTGCCTCAAAACCACAGGTTTGTTGGCCAATGGCAGGTTGTAGATATTGGTTTGCACCCCTTATTTTTACAAAATGTAACTGCAAATTATTTCTACCTTACCCAAAATTATATCGCCAAAACGCTGCAACCTCGCAATAAATTTGCCCACAAAGGCAATAACGGGCGCGTACTAATTATTGCCGGCTCAAACGGTTTAATGGGAGCAGCAATATTGGCATCAAAAGCTTGTTTAAAAACAGGCGCAGGTTTGGTAACAGCCTATATTCCGGCAATAGGCTACACGGCCTTACAAACAGCCATCCCTGAATGTATGGTAAAAACCGACGATTGCCATACGCACCTTGCCAATCTTCCCAATGCCGAATTTTTACAAAATTTTAATGTAATTGCCATAGGTCCCGGATTAGGCCAAAACCCACAAACGGCAAATTTACTACAACAATTACTGCAATGGGCTACAGAAAATAACAAACCCCTGTTAATTGATGCCGATGCCATTAACCTAATAGCCAAACATAACCTTATTAATTTGGTGCCGCCCAACAGTTTGCTTACACCTCACTGGGGCGAGTTTCACCGCTTGCTGCCGCATACCCCCGACAACGACTTTGACCGATTGGCTGAACTACAAAAAATCGCCTCGAAACATAAAATATATATCGCCTTGAAGGGGGCGCATACTTGCATCGCTTTTCCGGATGAAAAACTTGTTTTTAACAGTACCGGAAACCCCTACATGGCAACCGCCGGAAGCGGGGATGTATTAACCGGTATGATTGCTTCGTTTTTAGCGCAAGGCTATTTGCCCAACGAGGCAATATGTTTGGGCGTTTTTTTTCATGGCAAAGCCGGCGATGCAGCCCATTTAAAATTGCACAATATCATTGCCCGCGAACTTATTGACCACATTTGTATTAAATAA
- a CDS encoding FKBP-type peptidyl-prolyl cis-trans isomerase, with translation MKRYFSILAVSFTILTLILLFSLSGCQNTSDKEGKIKKPFLKEMVKASSLGVSYKIHTQKGGRKAVYGDYIVLHMQGVNARDSIISNSYTDSPMRFNFNHNLFQGTLNEGLSQMSIGDSASFTIPVDTLFGEKLPAYVQKGEKFTYHITLIDAFSKADLNEQKNKLVSEQRIKDEERITKFLKDNKSEMKQTSSGLFYKIYQDGKGERIKLADKVSMTYNITLLTGKKVSSLLAPEDYVVIKQIKGLQEGLQLLNKGAKARLIVPSHLAYGNTPKGAIPANSILIYDLIIADVKPTDLQQETTKTPKGQKKNMNSIKISPKKPVATPQPATPRRKLEVGQDAPPTTIEVK, from the coding sequence ATGAAACGCTATTTTAGCATATTAGCTGTAAGTTTTACTATATTGACACTTATTTTGTTATTTTCTTTATCCGGATGCCAAAATACAAGCGACAAAGAAGGTAAAATCAAGAAACCTTTTTTAAAAGAAATGGTTAAAGCCAGCAGCCTCGGCGTATCGTACAAAATACATACCCAAAAAGGTGGCCGTAAAGCCGTTTATGGCGACTATATTGTATTACACATGCAAGGCGTAAATGCTCGAGACTCAATTATCAGCAACTCGTACACGGACAGCCCGATGCGCTTTAATTTTAACCACAATTTGTTTCAAGGAACACTCAACGAGGGGTTAAGCCAAATGAGTATTGGCGATAGTGCCAGCTTCACTATTCCCGTTGATACCCTTTTTGGCGAAAAATTGCCCGCCTATGTTCAAAAAGGCGAAAAATTTACCTACCATATTACTTTGATTGATGCCTTTTCGAAGGCCGATTTGAACGAACAAAAAAACAAACTTGTAAGTGAACAACGGATAAAGGATGAAGAACGAATTACAAAATTTTTAAAAGACAACAAAAGTGAAATGAAACAAACCAGTTCGGGTTTGTTTTACAAAATATACCAAGACGGCAAAGGTGAACGCATAAAGTTAGCCGACAAAGTTAGCATGACCTATAATATAACCCTGTTAACTGGCAAAAAAGTTAGCTCGCTTTTAGCTCCGGAAGATTATGTAGTGATAAAACAAATTAAAGGGCTACAAGAAGGGTTACAACTATTAAATAAAGGTGCTAAAGCCCGGCTAATTGTACCCTCGCATTTGGCTTATGGCAATACACCCAAAGGTGCAATTCCGGCCAATTCTATATTAATATACGACCTCATTATTGCCGATGTAAAGCCCACCGATTTGCAGCAAGAGACGACCAAAACGCCGAAAGGTCAAAAGAAAAACATGAACTCCATAAAAATTAGCCCTAAAAAGCCTGTCGCAACTCCGCAGCCCGCTACCCCACGCCGCAAATTAGAAGTAGGCCAAGACGCACCCCCCACCACCATCGAAGTTAAATAG
- a CDS encoding alpha/beta hydrolase: MRKLSFFFLSSILFSLATAKAQVNLVVDKIPANTPATDIIYIAGSFNGWDPASTPLTQNPDKTYTITLNLPENGDYQYKFTRGDWKKVEGNELGEFLPNRSFSYNGSPQIITNTIASWTDLAGSQNSHSANAQVQILDSLFYMPELKRYRRIWLYLPQDYATSTKYYPVIYMQDGQNLFDKFYSYAGEWKVDETLTNLENKGYYGCIVVGIDNGEAKRIDEYSPWINTQYGGGEGDEYINFIVNTLKPHVDAQFRTRTEANFTAIMGSSMGGLISLYGALTYPDVFGRAGVFSPSLWFSNKVYTYAAEKGGNTGQQKTYFLAGGKEDNGSVVKAVTKMIDTLKKAGVAEANLQNTTDPEGNHNEQFWAKYVASAVEWLLPNAEINSTATAAAQLFISVKNLPQNIVINTEREPSILEGILFNINGDAVWKQQFYKHANIPKNNLPTGVYLLKVYKKGICTFSDKIGVVR, encoded by the coding sequence ATGCGTAAATTATCTTTTTTCTTCCTGTCTTCCATTTTGTTTTCGCTTGCTACGGCTAAGGCGCAAGTTAATTTAGTTGTCGATAAAATACCCGCAAACACACCTGCAACCGATATAATTTATATTGCCGGCAGCTTTAATGGCTGGGACCCTGCCAGCACACCATTAACACAAAATCCGGATAAAACTTATACCATCACCCTAAATTTGCCCGAAAATGGCGACTACCAGTATAAATTTACACGCGGCGACTGGAAAAAAGTAGAAGGCAACGAATTAGGCGAGTTTTTGCCTAACCGCAGTTTTTCGTACAATGGCTCGCCTCAAATAATTACAAACACCATTGCCTCGTGGACTGATTTGGCGGGCAGCCAAAATTCACATTCGGCAAACGCCCAAGTTCAAATTTTAGACAGTTTATTTTATATGCCCGAACTTAAAAGGTATAGGCGAATATGGCTGTACTTGCCGCAAGATTATGCTACAAGCACTAAATATTATCCGGTTATTTATATGCAAGATGGCCAAAACCTGTTCGATAAATTTTATAGTTATGCCGGAGAATGGAAAGTGGATGAAACACTTACCAACCTCGAAAACAAAGGCTATTATGGTTGCATTGTAGTGGGTATTGACAATGGAGAGGCAAAACGCATTGACGAATATTCGCCTTGGATTAATACGCAATATGGTGGTGGCGAGGGCGATGAGTATATAAATTTTATTGTAAACACCTTAAAACCCCATGTTGACGCCCAATTCCGAACACGCACCGAAGCTAATTTTACGGCCATAATGGGCAGTTCAATGGGAGGGTTAATTAGTTTGTATGGCGCGTTAACCTATCCGGATGTGTTTGGGCGCGCCGGTGTGTTCTCGCCATCGTTGTGGTTTAGCAATAAAGTTTATACTTATGCAGCCGAAAAAGGAGGCAATACCGGCCAACAAAAAACCTATTTTTTGGCAGGTGGTAAAGAAGACAATGGCTCGGTAGTAAAAGCGGTTACCAAAATGATTGATACCTTAAAAAAGGCGGGCGTTGCCGAGGCCAATTTGCAAAACACCACCGACCCAGAAGGCAATCATAACGAACAATTTTGGGCTAAATACGTTGCCAGCGCCGTAGAGTGGCTGCTGCCAAACGCCGAAATAAACAGCACCGCAACTGCTGCTGCCCAGTTGTTTATTAGTGTCAAAAACCTGCCTCAAAATATTGTAATTAATACCGAGCGCGAACCAAGTATTTTAGAAGGTATTTTATTTAATATTAACGGCGATGCTGTTTGGAAGCAACAGTTTTACAAACATGCCAATATCCCTAAAAACAATTTGCCGACGGGCGTGTATCTGCTAAAAGTGTATAAAAAAGGAATTTGTACTTTTAGTGATAAAATTGGCGTGGTTCGATAA
- a CDS encoding LysM peptidoglycan-binding domain-containing protein → MTYTVQAGDTLYKIAIKFSCTIDALKKANNLLTDALALGQILKIPGSNSNGGNPSNYTIYIVKPGDTLYKIATEHKTSVETIKSLNNLLTNTLSVGQQLKLPGGGNNSSGNQGGNNNTGGGADAPKTTIYTVKQGDTLFKIAQLFNITVDVLRSLNNLTSNALTIGQQLKVPISGTGSSSGSSSSGTSGNNTNNNSGGNSNSNNTGNNTNSPPDTTTTPIGNFSFKFAYQLKGSVGLDGDNYADDVRRVQQSLNAAAFLSTAHLDLETPTETGQAIISAQRLQHTIAAIKQFCKLSEHLPDPLVEPQSQLLMLLQTAILFPAANDRAAILTARNTIGLTTTNAAQFLEAGITAPVGNSATGNRSADVVKIQKALVHWQFLSEWHGETPIETVVSAAQLPKTINAINEFQAKYVKKWLAFTNIVKNNVYSNGIIAPNDLSFQVLRDFAKYALSFVTPNGTSKKIAFNNYVRSSATQYLSGISYEGEATVSMSSASSEAAQFGITPFEIKVLKAISANEGNFDAINSYDKAVFSYGFIQFAGGGRGLPLLMAAFKYFYPDAFQQCFQQYGIDCEYNINEFGIDESRICVYDAESHRLLRDPESEVLLRDNKQLTGVFIKAAYDPKMQLTQLKVAKNNYIIPALSIKLKFDVPVVKALAADKKTVTAVHVGANSFSFKNTSEFNSLLSAGRIHEYLVSFANVPITQIIRSELGLTVLCDITVNRWIVSAAKIFIDAIKKVAAADKLDSVEKIKQINEAKIVEAIISFGISPASDRAQAIRAVGNLSTAK, encoded by the coding sequence ATGACTTATACCGTTCAGGCAGGCGATACCTTGTATAAAATTGCCATAAAATTTAGCTGCACCATTGACGCACTTAAAAAAGCTAATAATTTACTAACCGATGCCCTTGCGTTGGGGCAAATACTTAAAATACCCGGAAGCAACTCTAACGGCGGAAACCCGTCTAACTACACCATTTATATTGTAAAACCTGGCGACACCTTGTATAAAATCGCCACCGAACATAAAACTAGTGTAGAAACTATAAAATCGTTAAATAATTTATTAACCAACACCCTTTCGGTTGGCCAGCAATTAAAACTGCCCGGAGGTGGGAACAATTCCTCAGGAAACCAAGGCGGCAACAACAACACTGGCGGCGGTGCCGATGCACCCAAAACTACTATTTATACGGTAAAACAAGGCGACACCCTATTCAAAATTGCCCAACTTTTTAATATTACTGTCGATGTTTTGCGGAGTTTAAATAATTTAACAAGTAATGCCTTGACAATTGGCCAACAACTTAAGGTGCCAATATCCGGAACCGGCAGCAGCAGTGGTTCGTCATCTTCCGGAACCTCCGGAAATAATACAAACAACAACAGTGGCGGCAATTCAAATTCTAACAATACTGGCAATAATACAAACTCACCCCCCGATACCACAACCACTCCAATAGGCAATTTTTCCTTCAAATTTGCCTACCAGCTTAAAGGCTCGGTGGGCTTAGATGGCGATAACTATGCCGATGACGTGCGCCGCGTACAACAAAGTTTAAACGCCGCCGCCTTTTTAAGCACTGCCCATCTTGACCTTGAAACCCCCACCGAAACAGGGCAAGCCATAATCTCAGCGCAGCGATTACAGCACACTATTGCCGCCATAAAACAATTTTGCAAACTCAGCGAACACCTGCCCGACCCCCTTGTTGAGCCCCAAAGTCAATTATTAATGCTTTTGCAAACGGCCATTCTCTTCCCGGCTGCCAACGATAGGGCTGCCATTTTAACAGCCCGCAACACCATAGGACTTACAACAACCAATGCTGCCCAATTTTTAGAGGCAGGAATTACCGCCCCTGTCGGCAACTCGGCAACTGGCAACCGTTCAGCCGATGTGGTTAAAATTCAAAAAGCCCTCGTACATTGGCAGTTTTTAAGCGAATGGCATGGCGAAACACCCATAGAAACTGTAGTTTCTGCTGCCCAGCTACCTAAAACTATTAATGCCATCAACGAGTTTCAGGCAAAATATGTAAAAAAATGGTTGGCATTTACAAATATTGTTAAAAATAATGTTTATAGTAACGGTATTATTGCGCCAAACGACCTAAGTTTTCAGGTATTGCGCGATTTTGCCAAGTATGCACTCAGTTTTGTAACACCTAACGGCACGTCAAAAAAAATTGCCTTTAATAACTATGTTCGAAGTTCGGCAACTCAATATTTATCCGGAATTTCGTATGAAGGCGAAGCAACAGTTAGCATGTCGAGCGCGTCTTCAGAGGCTGCTCAGTTTGGTATAACTCCCTTTGAAATAAAAGTGCTCAAAGCTATTTCGGCAAACGAAGGTAATTTTGATGCAATTAATTCTTATGATAAAGCAGTTTTTTCGTACGGATTTATTCAATTTGCCGGAGGCGGGCGCGGCTTGCCCCTTTTAATGGCGGCGTTTAAATATTTTTATCCGGATGCTTTTCAGCAGTGCTTCCAACAATATGGTATAGATTGCGAATACAATATAAACGAATTCGGTATTGACGAATCGCGCATTTGCGTTTACGATGCCGAAAGCCACCGCTTACTGCGCGACCCCGAATCGGAGGTTTTACTGCGCGATAATAAACAATTAACAGGCGTTTTTATTAAAGCGGCCTACGACCCTAAAATGCAATTGACCCAATTAAAAGTTGCAAAAAATAATTATATAATACCGGCACTAAGCATAAAATTAAAATTTGATGTTCCGGTAGTAAAAGCTTTGGCAGCCGACAAAAAGACGGTAACGGCAGTACATGTTGGTGCTAACTCGTTTTCTTTTAAAAATACTTCCGAGTTTAATAGTCTTTTAAGCGCCGGACGAATACATGAGTATTTAGTTAGCTTTGCTAATGTACCCATTACACAAATTATACGGTCGGAGTTGGGCTTAACAGTGCTTTGTGATATTACCGTCAACAGATGGATTGTTTCGGCTGCAAAAATATTTATAGATGCCATAAAAAAAGTTGCCGCCGCCGATAAATTAGACAGTGTTGAAAAAATAAAACAAATAAACGAGGCGAAAATTGTTGAGGCAATTATTAGTTTTGGTATAAGCCCCGCCAGCGACCGCGCCCAGGCAATTAGGGCAGTTGGCAATTTAAGTACGGCAAAATAG
- a CDS encoding sterol desaturase family protein — translation MSNKQYISNKDESVTMFANPLLNKLSRVHFTVPLILFLPVIGWLLYQSVIVAQHSLTQILLLFPAGIFVWSFVEYTIHRFVFHYHPTSNWGKRLHFICHGVHHDYPNDSWRLVMPPVLSIPLASFFYLLFRYLFTAIYPDATYYHPFMAGFLLGYLAYDMGHYAMHHLNLPYAWFKALRKHHLVHHFHDPDRGYGVSSPFWDVLFGTNTLDKRR, via the coding sequence ATGTCTAACAAACAATATATATCTAATAAAGATGAAAGTGTAACGATGTTTGCCAATCCTTTGTTAAACAAGCTGTCGAGGGTGCATTTTACCGTGCCACTTATTTTGTTTTTGCCTGTAATTGGTTGGCTGCTTTATCAATCTGTAATCGTTGCGCAGCACAGTTTAACACAAATACTATTGCTTTTTCCAGCCGGTATTTTCGTTTGGTCGTTTGTTGAATATACTATCCATAGGTTTGTGTTTCATTACCATCCTACCAGTAATTGGGGAAAACGCTTGCATTTTATTTGCCATGGTGTTCACCACGACTATCCAAACGACTCGTGGCGGTTAGTAATGCCGCCCGTATTAAGCATTCCGCTGGCAAGTTTTTTTTATCTTTTATTCAGGTATTTATTTACTGCAATTTATCCCGATGCAACCTATTATCACCCTTTTATGGCTGGTTTTTTATTGGGTTATTTGGCCTACGATATGGGGCATTATGCCATGCACCATTTAAATTTACCGTATGCCTGGTTTAAAGCTTTGCGCAAACACCATCTGGTACATCATTTTCACGACCCCGACCGCGGTTATGGCGTTAGCTCGCCGTTTTGGGATGTGCTTTTTGGCACCAACACACTCGATAAGAGAAGGTAA